In one window of Lynx canadensis isolate LIC74 chromosome A3, mLynCan4.pri.v2, whole genome shotgun sequence DNA:
- the LOC115510612 gene encoding ATP synthase membrane subunit DAPIT, mitochondrial-like: MADPKTDDQLHFTDIKKYFNSYTLTGRMNSVLATYGGIALMVLYFKLRYKTTPALKAT, translated from the coding sequence ATGGCAGATCCAAAAACTGATGACCAATTACATTTCACTgatatcaaaaaatatttcaactctTATACTCTCACAGGTAGAATGAATTCCGTACTGGCCACATATGGAGGCATTGCTTTGATGGTCTTATACTTCAAGTTAAGGTATAAAACAACACCAGCTTTGAAAGCaacataa